The following proteins come from a genomic window of Rhodoligotrophos sp. CJ14:
- a CDS encoding ABC transporter permease: protein MASSTERMDAEPANARASVPGLGSMPLIAGRGIWQALLAILLPVAVLVTWQLAGKDGSLFGGVLPTPDRVWQAWIVWAFGESGLGLNPYSGTWLSNLTFSAERVAKGFLGAILVGVPVGIAIGWNRIAARMFDPTIQLLRPIPITAWLPFSIAVFGIHDAGAIFLISLGAFYPVVVNTAQGARDVERNLIRAALMMGAGRLTVLRRVVLPASLPSIFTGLRIGLGIAWTAVIVAEMVAVKSGLGYVLWDAYYVGRMDVVIADMASIGLLGADQRPGHRADRTLGSHLAAPAILPVIGGEDGHDHLPERLQDLSRPEGGAGAG, encoded by the coding sequence GTGGCGAGTTCGACTGAACGCATGGATGCGGAACCGGCCAATGCGCGCGCTTCCGTGCCGGGGCTGGGCAGCATGCCGCTGATCGCGGGACGGGGCATATGGCAGGCCCTGCTCGCGATCCTGCTGCCGGTTGCGGTCCTCGTGACCTGGCAGCTCGCGGGCAAGGATGGCTCGCTGTTCGGCGGCGTGCTGCCGACACCGGACCGGGTCTGGCAGGCCTGGATCGTATGGGCGTTCGGTGAGAGCGGGCTGGGGCTCAACCCCTATAGCGGAACCTGGCTGTCCAATCTCACATTCTCGGCCGAGCGGGTCGCCAAAGGCTTTCTCGGTGCCATTCTGGTAGGCGTGCCCGTCGGGATCGCCATCGGCTGGAACCGGATCGCGGCGCGCATGTTCGACCCGACCATCCAGCTCCTGCGCCCCATTCCGATCACGGCCTGGCTGCCTTTTTCGATCGCGGTCTTCGGCATTCACGATGCGGGTGCCATTTTCCTGATCTCGCTCGGCGCGTTCTATCCGGTCGTCGTCAATACCGCGCAAGGTGCACGTGATGTGGAGCGCAACCTGATCCGTGCCGCGCTGATGATGGGCGCCGGCCGGCTTACGGTTCTGCGCCGGGTCGTGCTGCCGGCATCCCTGCCCTCGATCTTCACTGGACTGCGCATCGGCCTCGGCATCGCCTGGACGGCGGTGATCGTCGCAGAGATGGTCGCCGTGAAATCCGGGCTCGGCTATGTGCTTTGGGATGCCTATTACGTGGGCCGCATGGATGTGGTGATCGCCGACATGGCCTCGATCGGCCTCCTCGGGGCTGATCAGCGACCGGGTCATCGTGCTGATCGAACGCTGGGTTCTCACCTGGCGGCGCCTGCAATCCTTCCAGTCATAGGGGGCGAAGATGGGCACGATCACCTTCCAGAACGTCTCCAAGATCTATCGCGGCCAGAAGGAGGTGCGGGCGCTGGATGA
- a CDS encoding FkbM family methyltransferase produces the protein MAGMLSRLPIISSLAARGLSLFAAYAPNWARRGKIYRLIARFCDGHVVTSRYGVRMHVNRKDRTNQLCVLGAYETVPDEIAKLKPGMCFIDIGANAGLFSLMAAERVGPDGVVIAFEPSPQQYGYLIRNIRANGFRNILPLPMAVSDMTQRIAFSAGNAAHSGKDHVLADGEEADAVSVFGVKIAEDLKAVASFCRGRKTMIKIDVEGFEQQVLRGIRNVIAELPVVSMIMELDQASLSRYGASSEELYRELDALGFAAAHHPVSKRHYDEVFVRRDLVGTWEGEGTDGSAHPVWVRPASPQWTWSRIGRRAGWLTAGIASAYALAVAAVALVDPYGITDIISIPRINAEKTQRLVGGGRVEKSLALWREDHDVVILGGTPALMGINPDGPAFAGFDAYNAAIPAATMAEIYAVGRFIMSHGRPKKMIIALDFSMFEADRTVNRDFERSGFDGDWMPAVYIRALASPEAIFDAAVTVYKNLRGMTELARDDGFQRANVSGDYDYRKAFTDVLTKEFLVRDWHYADFDYDPSRVRLLEDLLRRLSESDTRVYVFVSPIHARQLEATIAKGLYPVYETWLRALARVADRVPRAEFWDFSGYNAVTTEEVPDWGDPRQEMVWYWNSARYTPSTGDVMIARMCGLGDPLNKPDGEFGRRITGATIETILAGNHDARALYALAHHDEVADVQKLVQKMAQLSAR, from the coding sequence ATGGCCGGGATGCTGTCGCGTCTTCCGATCATCTCATCCCTCGCCGCCCGGGGCTTGAGCCTTTTCGCAGCCTACGCTCCCAACTGGGCACGCCGCGGCAAGATCTATCGCCTGATTGCCCGCTTCTGCGATGGCCATGTGGTCACCTCCCGCTATGGCGTGCGCATGCATGTCAACCGGAAGGACAGGACCAACCAGCTCTGCGTTCTCGGAGCCTACGAAACGGTGCCCGACGAGATCGCGAAGCTCAAGCCCGGCATGTGTTTCATTGATATCGGCGCCAATGCCGGGCTGTTCTCGCTGATGGCCGCTGAGCGGGTCGGGCCGGATGGCGTGGTGATCGCCTTTGAGCCATCTCCCCAGCAATATGGTTATCTCATCCGCAACATCCGGGCCAATGGCTTCCGCAACATTCTGCCTTTGCCTATGGCCGTCTCGGATATGACCCAGCGCATCGCCTTCTCGGCGGGCAATGCGGCCCATAGCGGCAAGGATCATGTGCTCGCTGACGGCGAAGAGGCGGATGCGGTCTCGGTATTCGGTGTCAAGATCGCGGAGGATCTGAAGGCGGTTGCAAGCTTCTGCCGCGGCCGCAAGACCATGATCAAGATCGACGTGGAGGGCTTCGAGCAGCAGGTCCTGCGCGGGATCCGTAATGTCATAGCCGAGCTCCCCGTCGTCTCCATGATCATGGAGCTCGATCAAGCCTCCCTCAGCCGTTATGGCGCATCCTCCGAAGAGCTTTATCGCGAGCTCGATGCTCTTGGCTTTGCCGCCGCTCATCATCCGGTGAGCAAGCGGCATTATGACGAGGTCTTTGTCAGGCGTGATCTCGTCGGAACCTGGGAGGGGGAGGGCACGGACGGCTCGGCCCATCCGGTCTGGGTGCGGCCGGCCTCGCCGCAATGGACCTGGTCCCGCATCGGTCGGCGCGCAGGCTGGCTCACGGCCGGCATCGCCTCGGCTTACGCGCTCGCCGTGGCCGCTGTCGCGCTGGTCGATCCCTATGGCATCACCGACATCATCTCCATCCCGCGCATCAATGCCGAGAAGACGCAAAGACTGGTGGGAGGCGGCCGCGTCGAGAAATCGCTTGCCCTCTGGCGCGAGGATCATGACGTGGTGATCCTTGGCGGCACGCCCGCGCTGATGGGCATCAATCCCGACGGGCCGGCCTTTGCCGGCTTCGATGCCTACAATGCCGCCATCCCGGCTGCAACCATGGCGGAGATCTATGCCGTCGGCCGCTTCATCATGAGCCATGGCCGGCCGAAGAAGATGATCATCGCACTCGATTTTTCCATGTTCGAGGCGGATCGCACCGTCAATCGGGACTTCGAGCGCTCGGGCTTCGACGGTGACTGGATGCCCGCCGTCTATATCCGCGCCTTGGCCTCGCCCGAAGCCATCTTCGATGCGGCGGTGACCGTCTACAAGAACCTCCGTGGCATGACCGAGCTGGCGCGCGATGACGGCTTCCAGCGCGCCAATGTCAGCGGTGACTACGATTATCGCAAGGCCTTCACCGACGTGCTCACGAAGGAGTTTCTGGTGCGCGACTGGCATTATGCCGATTTCGACTATGATCCAAGCCGCGTGCGACTGCTCGAGGATCTCCTGCGCCGCCTCAGCGAAAGCGACACGCGGGTCTATGTCTTCGTGTCGCCCATCCATGCCCGCCAGCTCGAAGCGACCATCGCCAAGGGCCTCTATCCCGTTTATGAGACCTGGCTCAGGGCGCTTGCGCGCGTTGCTGATCGCGTGCCTCGGGCTGAGTTTTGGGATTTCAGCGGCTATAATGCGGTCACCACCGAAGAGGTGCCGGATTGGGGCGATCCCCGCCAGGAGATGGTGTGGTACTGGAATTCGGCGCGCTACACCCCCTCGACCGGCGATGTGATGATCGCGCGCATGTGTGGACTGGGTGACCCGCTCAACAAGCCCGATGGCGAGTTTGGCCGCAGAATAACAGGGGCAACGATCGAGACCATTCTCGCCGGCAATCACGACGCGCGAGCACTGTATGCGCTCGCCCATCACGACGAAGTGGCGGATGTCCAGAAGCTCGTGCAGAAGATGGCACAGCTCTCGGCCCGATAA
- a CDS encoding UDP-glucose dehydrogenase family protein: MKLVMVGSGYVGLVSGICFADFGFDVSCVDVDEVKIARLARGELPIYEPGLDQLLSENMAAGRLRFTTDLAQAARNADAVFIAVGTPSRRGDGEADLTYVFAAARQLARVLKPGAVVVIKSTVVVGTCRKVKAIIARENPGLDFSIASNPEFLREGSAIEDFMRPDRVVIGVEDARAEKLLRRAYRPLYLRDSPIVVTSLENAELIKYAANAFLALKVTFINEVADLCEEVDGDVQEVARAIGLDGRIGPKFLHAGPGFGGSCFPKDTRAFAAIGQTNRAPQRLIETVIAINEARKQRMADRILAELSDPRDAKIAVLGVAFKPNTDDVREAPSLDIIPRLVAAGARVTAHDPEAWTHAQPLLDNVSWAADPYEAAAGADIVVVLTEWNAYRGLDLKRLARHMRGRVLIDLRNIYRAEDLSDSGLSYVSIGRPRIISAPPSSSGLARKDALVS, translated from the coding sequence ATGAAACTGGTGATGGTCGGGTCGGGCTATGTGGGCCTCGTATCGGGCATATGCTTTGCGGATTTTGGCTTCGACGTCTCCTGTGTCGATGTGGATGAGGTCAAGATCGCGCGCCTGGCCAGAGGTGAATTGCCAATTTACGAGCCAGGCCTTGATCAGCTGCTCTCCGAGAACATGGCCGCCGGCCGCCTGCGCTTCACCACGGATCTCGCCCAAGCCGCCCGCAACGCCGATGCGGTTTTCATCGCTGTCGGAACGCCGTCCCGGCGGGGAGATGGCGAGGCGGATCTGACTTATGTCTTTGCGGCCGCCCGTCAGCTTGCTCGCGTGCTCAAGCCGGGTGCGGTGGTGGTGATCAAGTCAACCGTGGTGGTCGGGACCTGCCGCAAGGTGAAGGCGATCATCGCCCGCGAGAACCCCGGCCTCGACTTTTCGATTGCCTCCAACCCCGAATTCCTGCGGGAGGGCTCGGCCATCGAGGACTTTATGCGGCCCGACCGGGTGGTGATCGGGGTTGAGGATGCCCGCGCCGAGAAGCTGCTGCGCCGCGCCTATCGCCCGCTTTATCTCAGGGACTCGCCGATCGTGGTGACCAGTCTCGAGAATGCCGAGCTCATCAAATATGCCGCCAACGCCTTTCTTGCCCTGAAGGTGACCTTCATCAACGAGGTCGCCGATCTCTGCGAGGAGGTTGACGGTGATGTCCAAGAAGTGGCGCGGGCCATCGGGCTGGACGGCCGCATCGGGCCGAAATTTCTGCACGCCGGCCCCGGCTTTGGCGGCTCCTGCTTTCCAAAGGACACCCGGGCATTCGCGGCGATCGGCCAAACCAACCGGGCGCCCCAGCGGCTGATCGAGACGGTGATCGCCATCAATGAAGCGCGCAAGCAGCGCATGGCTGATCGCATTCTTGCGGAACTCTCCGATCCGCGTGATGCCAAGATCGCGGTCTTGGGCGTCGCCTTCAAGCCGAATACTGACGATGTGCGCGAGGCGCCGAGCCTCGACATCATCCCGCGGCTCGTGGCGGCGGGCGCTCGGGTCACCGCTCATGACCCTGAGGCATGGACGCATGCGCAGCCCCTGCTCGACAATGTTAGCTGGGCGGCTGATCCTTACGAAGCTGCGGCAGGGGCCGACATCGTTGTCGTCCTGACTGAATGGAACGCCTATCGCGGCCTCGACCTCAAGCGGCTCGCCCGGCATATGCGGGGCAGGGTGCTGATCGATCTCCGCAACATCTATCGCGCGGAAGATCTATCGGACAGCGGACTATCTTATGTTAGTATAGGACGTCCACGGATTATCTCCGCGCCCCCGTCGAGCAGCGGACTTGCTCGGAAAGATGCTCTCGTGAGTTGA
- a CDS encoding NUDIX domain-containing protein yields MAKVSAGILMYQGLREDLAVLLVHPGGPFWRKRDLGTWSIPKGEIDPGEDPEAAARREFAEELGFAPTAILRPLGSLRQRGGKQVEAFACEEHFDVRGFHCKSMVEIEWPPRTGRMQSFPEIDAAEWFPLGVAQEKILPSQRPFLDRLTALVGSEGSV; encoded by the coding sequence ATGGCCAAGGTCAGCGCCGGTATTCTGATGTATCAAGGCTTGCGCGAGGACTTAGCGGTGCTCCTCGTGCATCCCGGCGGCCCGTTCTGGCGCAAGCGTGATCTCGGCACCTGGTCCATTCCCAAGGGGGAGATCGACCCGGGAGAGGATCCCGAAGCAGCGGCACGACGTGAATTCGCGGAAGAGCTCGGCTTCGCGCCAACGGCGATTCTGCGGCCGCTCGGATCACTCCGGCAGCGGGGCGGAAAGCAGGTTGAAGCTTTCGCCTGCGAGGAGCATTTCGATGTGAGGGGCTTTCACTGCAAAAGCATGGTCGAGATCGAATGGCCGCCACGTACCGGCCGGATGCAGAGCTTCCCGGAGATCGATGCTGCCGAGTGGTTTCCTTTAGGCGTGGCACAGGAGAAAATTCTTCCAAGCCAAAGGCCCTTTCTCGACCGGTTGACCGCGCTCGTCGGGAGCGAAGGCTCGGTTTGA
- a CDS encoding cupin domain-containing protein: MALASKQTCRIVRPDQAYDGKQGLSYVQGISAETVGSSGICMHLLTMPPGARAKAHLHEHHETAIYVLSGEVHTWFGETLEEHVIVRAGDLFYIPAGVPHLPANLSDQPASAVIARTDPNEQESVVLLPHLDGRVPA, translated from the coding sequence ATGGCCCTCGCATCGAAACAGACCTGCCGCATCGTCCGCCCGGACCAGGCCTATGACGGCAAGCAGGGGCTCAGCTATGTCCAGGGTATCTCCGCCGAGACGGTGGGCTCCTCGGGCATCTGCATGCATCTGCTGACCATGCCGCCCGGCGCCCGCGCCAAGGCGCATCTTCACGAACATCACGAGACGGCCATCTATGTGCTGAGCGGCGAAGTCCATACCTGGTTCGGCGAGACGCTCGAGGAACATGTGATCGTAAGAGCGGGCGACCTCTTCTACATTCCCGCGGGCGTGCCGCATCTGCCGGCCAATCTGAGCGACCAGCCGGCGAGTGCAGTGATCGCCCGGACCGATCCCAATGAACAGGAAAGCGTCGTTCTCCTGCCCCATCTCGATGGGCGCGTGCCGGCATGA
- a CDS encoding CaiB/BaiF CoA transferase family protein — translation MTRSKASALSNLRILDLTRVRAGPTCCRIFADFGADVIKIEAPPGVDPNEGMSGARNGSDMLNLHRNKRSLTLNLKTPEGLAIFKQLVATADVVVENYRPDVKHRLGIAYDDLKAINPRIILASISGFGETGPYRTRAGFDQIAQGMGGLMWVTGLPGQGPVRAGIAVADSSAGLFAAIGILVALQERARSGEGQWVRSSLLQAQIAMMDFQAARYLVDGIVPQQAGNDHPYSTPMGVVRTADGFINIAVGGQGQWKAFCTAIGHAEMQDHPDYATQELRLKNRPALNARLAEIFATRSSAEWLDALEQAGVPAGPIYKMDEVFADPQVEHLGMAVPVSDEEGGRVRLVGQPVELSRTPAAIDHLLPEPGADNEDILREIGLDDAKIAMLRRERVI, via the coding sequence GTGACACGTTCCAAAGCTTCCGCCCTCAGTAATCTGCGCATCCTTGATCTCACCCGCGTGCGAGCGGGGCCGACCTGCTGCCGGATCTTCGCAGATTTCGGTGCTGACGTGATCAAGATCGAGGCCCCTCCCGGTGTTGACCCGAACGAGGGCATGAGCGGGGCGCGCAACGGCTCCGACATGCTCAACCTGCATCGCAACAAGCGCTCGCTCACACTCAATCTGAAGACGCCGGAGGGGCTTGCGATCTTCAAGCAGCTGGTCGCCACCGCCGATGTGGTGGTGGAGAATTACCGGCCCGACGTGAAGCACCGGCTGGGCATTGCCTATGATGATCTCAAGGCGATCAACCCCCGGATCATTCTTGCATCCATTTCAGGTTTTGGTGAAACGGGCCCGTATCGGACCCGAGCCGGGTTCGACCAAATCGCGCAAGGGATGGGTGGCCTGATGTGGGTCACGGGGCTGCCCGGACAAGGACCGGTGCGGGCAGGCATCGCCGTTGCCGACAGCTCGGCCGGGCTTTTTGCCGCGATCGGCATTCTGGTTGCCCTTCAGGAGCGGGCACGCTCGGGCGAAGGGCAATGGGTGCGCTCCTCGCTCCTGCAGGCGCAGATCGCCATGATGGATTTCCAGGCGGCGCGCTATCTGGTGGATGGCATTGTGCCCCAACAGGCGGGGAATGATCATCCCTATTCGACGCCGATGGGTGTGGTGCGCACGGCGGACGGCTTCATCAATATCGCGGTCGGCGGGCAAGGCCAATGGAAGGCCTTCTGTACGGCGATTGGGCATGCCGAGATGCAGGATCATCCGGATTACGCCACCCAGGAGCTCAGGCTCAAGAACCGGCCAGCGCTCAATGCGCGGCTCGCCGAGATCTTCGCCACCCGCAGCTCGGCGGAATGGCTTGATGCGCTCGAGCAGGCGGGGGTGCCGGCCGGCCCGATCTACAAAATGGACGAGGTGTTCGCCGATCCGCAGGTTGAACATCTCGGCATGGCCGTGCCCGTCTCCGACGAAGAGGGCGGACGTGTCAGGCTCGTCGGACAGCCGGTTGAGCTTTCGCGAACCCCGGCGGCCATTGATCACCTGCTGCCCGAACCGGGCGCCGATAACGAGGACATCCTGAGAGAGATCGGGCTCGATGACGCAAAGATCGCGATGCTGCGCCGGGAACGGGTGATCTAG
- a CDS encoding ABC transporter ATP-binding protein produces the protein MGTITFQNVSKIYRGQKEVRALDDVSLTIGDGEFVALLGPSGCGKSTLLNLLAGFESVTDGSLLFDGRQVARPGPDRGVVFQEAALFPWLSVWENVIFGPRVQGVPRAEYEGRARELLKLVGLEAFADALPVQLSGGMRQRVGIARVLVMNPRALLMDEPFGALDAQTRLAMQQLLLDVWQSLGTTVLFVTHDIDEAILLSDRICVMSARPGRIVRAIPIELPRPRSIASLTSPDFIAYKADVMADMKVESH, from the coding sequence ATGGGCACGATCACCTTCCAGAACGTCTCCAAGATCTATCGCGGCCAGAAGGAGGTGCGGGCGCTGGATGATGTCAGCCTCACCATCGGCGATGGTGAGTTCGTGGCATTGCTGGGGCCGTCGGGCTGCGGAAAATCCACGCTGCTCAACCTGTTGGCAGGCTTTGAAAGCGTCACGGATGGAAGCCTCCTGTTCGATGGCCGGCAGGTTGCGCGCCCCGGTCCCGATCGCGGGGTGGTCTTTCAGGAAGCTGCGCTGTTTCCCTGGCTGAGCGTCTGGGAGAATGTCATTTTCGGTCCGCGGGTCCAAGGAGTGCCCCGGGCCGAATATGAGGGCCGGGCGCGCGAGCTCCTCAAGCTCGTCGGGCTCGAGGCCTTTGCTGATGCGCTGCCGGTTCAGCTGTCCGGCGGCATGCGCCAGCGCGTGGGCATCGCGCGCGTTCTCGTCATGAACCCACGGGCTTTGCTGATGGACGAGCCGTTCGGGGCCTTGGATGCACAGACGCGGCTCGCCATGCAGCAGCTCCTACTCGATGTCTGGCAAAGCCTGGGCACGACGGTCTTGTTCGTCACCCATGACATCGACGAAGCCATTCTGTTGTCTGACCGCATTTGCGTGATGTCGGCGCGACCGGGCCGGATCGTGCGGGCGATCCCGATCGAGCTTCCAAGGCCGCGCTCAATCGCCAGCCTGACCAGTCCGGACTTCATCGCCTACAAGGCCGATGTCATGGCCGATATGAAGGTCGAGAGCCATTGA
- a CDS encoding polysaccharide deacetylase family protein has protein sequence MSNPRIPYQLSSERAPLPPLHGKRILVHLVVNVEHWQFDQPMPRTIITPPHGRETVPDVPNFSWADYGMRAGLPRIIEAFGRRDLPASTSFNAGVIDAYPQAAIAMRDAGWEFIGHGMHQKAINHVEGGEEALIRACLNKIADFTGRPTRGWLSPGLRESVDTPDILKRLGVDYLCDWVVDDRPSWMRTSSGPMIAMPYNLEINDSIVYAIERHATGEMARRLEFTLRRFERECRDSAIVLAIGLHPHLISVPHRIHELEHMLDLLTASSDVGFFTGSALADWYAGAVPPPEVL, from the coding sequence ATGAGCAATCCGCGTATTCCCTACCAGCTTTCATCCGAGCGGGCGCCACTGCCACCGCTTCATGGCAAGCGCATTCTCGTCCATCTCGTGGTCAATGTTGAGCATTGGCAATTCGATCAGCCAATGCCGCGTACCATCATCACCCCGCCGCATGGGCGCGAAACAGTACCGGACGTGCCCAATTTCTCCTGGGCGGATTATGGCATGCGAGCGGGCCTGCCACGAATCATCGAGGCATTCGGCCGGCGCGATCTGCCAGCATCCACCAGCTTCAATGCTGGCGTGATCGATGCCTATCCCCAGGCGGCAATCGCCATGCGCGATGCGGGCTGGGAGTTCATCGGCCACGGCATGCATCAGAAGGCCATCAATCATGTGGAGGGCGGCGAGGAGGCGCTCATCCGCGCCTGCCTCAACAAGATCGCGGATTTCACCGGCCGGCCGACCCGAGGGTGGCTCTCACCGGGCCTGCGCGAGAGCGTCGACACGCCCGACATCCTGAAGCGGCTCGGTGTTGATTATCTCTGCGACTGGGTGGTCGATGACCGTCCGTCCTGGATGCGCACATCAAGCGGTCCGATGATCGCAATGCCCTATAATCTCGAGATCAATGACTCGATTGTTTACGCGATCGAGCGTCATGCGACGGGCGAGATGGCGCGCCGCCTCGAATTCACCCTCAGGCGGTTCGAGCGGGAATGCCGCGACAGCGCGATCGTGCTGGCGATCGGACTGCATCCGCATCTCATCTCGGTGCCGCATCGCATTCATGAGCTGGAGCACATGCTCGACCTCCTGACAGCTTCAAGTGATGTCGGCTTCTTTACCGGTAGCGCGCTCGCGGATTGGTATGCGGGTGCAGTGCCCCCTCCGGAGGTGTTGTGA
- a CDS encoding SDR family oxidoreductase: MDLDFVGRTVLITGASKGIGLACAESFLREGAEVIITGRDEGRLMQAVASLKAAGLAEPAVFVGDLAKAEDRERLFKTHPDVDVLVNNAGAIPGGNLLDITLERWTEAWQLKVFGYVHLTQLYLGAMRENCDGVIVNIIGMAGRAPRWDYVCGAAGNAALIALTNAVGAESVDWNVRVFGINPSPTRTDRIETLLRKKAEDRYGDPERWQEDLSALPFGRLAEPSEVADLAVMLASPRASYLSGTVIDVDGGQLHRD; the protein is encoded by the coding sequence ATGGATCTCGATTTCGTCGGCCGCACCGTATTGATCACAGGCGCGTCGAAAGGAATAGGGCTCGCCTGTGCGGAGAGCTTTCTCCGGGAGGGTGCGGAGGTCATCATCACCGGCCGTGACGAGGGCCGGCTGATGCAGGCGGTCGCAAGCCTCAAGGCCGCCGGGCTCGCGGAGCCGGCAGTTTTCGTGGGGGATCTCGCGAAGGCCGAGGATCGCGAGCGCCTGTTCAAGACCCATCCCGATGTGGATGTGCTGGTCAATAACGCAGGCGCCATACCGGGGGGCAATCTCCTCGATATCACGCTCGAGCGATGGACCGAGGCCTGGCAGCTCAAGGTGTTCGGCTATGTGCACCTGACACAGCTCTATCTCGGCGCCATGCGTGAGAATTGCGACGGGGTGATCGTCAATATCATCGGCATGGCCGGGCGTGCGCCACGCTGGGATTATGTCTGCGGGGCCGCCGGCAATGCCGCGCTGATCGCGCTCACCAATGCGGTTGGCGCTGAGAGCGTTGACTGGAATGTGCGCGTCTTCGGCATCAACCCCTCGCCCACCCGCACCGACCGGATCGAGACCCTGCTTCGCAAGAAGGCAGAAGATCGCTACGGGGACCCGGAACGCTGGCAAGAGGATCTCAGCGCGCTGCCATTTGGTCGATTGGCCGAGCCGTCGGAGGTCGCCGATCTGGCGGTCATGCTTGCCTCGCCCCGCGCCTCCTATCTCAGCGGCACGGTGATCGATGTCGATGGCGGGCAGCTCCACAGGGACTGA
- a CDS encoding ABC transporter substrate-binding protein, with protein MLIRRTVLKLSLAALALWAAPLPAGAVGPEPKPLSPPVELTVGYQKVGHLAPMILIKDELKKLGVNVKLVEFVRYADARTALLAGSLDLASVGPADLAISLAQGSTNVVGLMGVGSSPKYVIGRNGVKLDSWDDLKGKKVAIAPGSAVWFQFAATLVEKGIPYNSFQAVNIQGGGANFDQALKKGEVDALVTWEPFESIPVMEGYGFFAKNLEYGSSKAVGAELGMLMATKQAVETKRDAIERFVWTYLKVQERLSKSPEEFAQAYAKLSGMSPEVAAQASKVIKLGEVISPDQIKRQAKAFADLGVIQKDVSGEIDAYWDGSFVTKALGK; from the coding sequence ATGCTGATAAGAAGGACAGTTCTGAAGCTATCGCTCGCGGCGCTCGCGCTTTGGGCCGCGCCCCTGCCCGCTGGGGCGGTCGGTCCCGAGCCCAAGCCGCTTTCGCCCCCGGTTGAGCTCACGGTGGGCTATCAGAAGGTCGGGCATCTCGCACCGATGATCCTGATCAAGGACGAGTTGAAAAAGCTCGGGGTCAATGTGAAGCTGGTCGAATTCGTCCGCTATGCCGATGCGCGGACGGCGCTGCTGGCAGGCTCGCTCGACCTCGCATCGGTCGGCCCGGCCGACCTTGCGATTTCCCTCGCCCAGGGCTCGACCAATGTGGTCGGCCTGATGGGGGTTGGCTCATCGCCGAAATATGTGATCGGCCGCAACGGTGTGAAGCTCGACAGCTGGGATGATCTCAAAGGTAAGAAGGTTGCCATCGCACCCGGTTCGGCGGTCTGGTTCCAATTCGCGGCAACCCTTGTCGAGAAGGGAATCCCGTATAACAGCTTCCAGGCGGTGAATATCCAGGGGGGTGGCGCCAACTTCGACCAGGCGCTCAAGAAGGGCGAGGTTGATGCGCTGGTCACCTGGGAGCCGTTCGAGTCCATCCCGGTGATGGAGGGCTATGGCTTCTTCGCCAAAAATCTCGAATATGGTTCATCCAAAGCAGTTGGTGCCGAGCTTGGCATGCTGATGGCCACCAAGCAGGCGGTCGAGACCAAGCGCGATGCGATAGAGCGTTTCGTCTGGACCTATCTGAAGGTGCAGGAGCGCCTTTCGAAGTCGCCGGAGGAATTCGCGCAAGCCTATGCGAAGCTGTCGGGCATGTCGCCGGAGGTTGCCGCTCAGGCCTCGAAGGTCATCAAGCTGGGCGAGGTGATCTCACCTGACCAGATCAAGCGGCAGGCCAAGGCTTTCGCTGATCTCGGGGTCATCCAGAAGGATGTGTCGGGCGAGATCGATGCCTATTGGGATGGGTCCTTCGTGACCAAGGCGCTGGGGAAATAG